One genomic window of Bremerella sp. JC817 includes the following:
- a CDS encoding SprT-like domain-containing protein, which yields MYEEMQLTDSEMIRDWLDFALGCNDVSCLSSMIRVRWNKRFTRKFADAGYGTCPPRGRIRISPMIWERATREQRRETLIHEACHIVAYHLHGLAIKPHGIEWRQAMVKCGVEPVVTHNIDLVGINFFHVRECTKANRCHVSRRDFAALKRGGLLQCTICGMQVDAASIELTL from the coding sequence ATGTATGAGGAGATGCAACTGACAGACAGTGAAATGATCCGTGATTGGCTCGACTTCGCCCTCGGCTGCAACGACGTGAGCTGCTTGTCGAGCATGATCCGAGTGCGGTGGAACAAACGGTTCACCCGCAAGTTCGCCGATGCTGGTTATGGAACATGTCCGCCTCGTGGACGCATTCGCATCAGCCCCATGATCTGGGAACGGGCGACAAGGGAGCAGCGTCGAGAGACGCTCATTCATGAAGCCTGTCACATCGTCGCCTACCATCTGCATGGCCTTGCCATCAAACCTCACGGCATTGAATGGCGGCAGGCAATGGTGAAGTGCGGAGTCGAGCCGGTAGTTACGCACAACATTGATCTCGTTGGGATCAACTTTTTCCACGTCCGAGAATGCACGAAGGCCAATCGTTGTCACGTCAGCAGACGAGATTTTGCTGCATTGAAGCGAGGGGGATTGCTTCAATGCACGATCTGCGGAATGCAAGTCGATGCTGCATCGATTGAACTAACTCTCTGA
- a CDS encoding ABC transporter ATP-binding protein, with product MAEVVSTEPVPAALNTAGAAPLQLLSVTKRFRQGDSVVEAVRDVSLTIEQGEFVAIMGASGSGKSTLLHVSAGLTSADEGKVLVEGYDLSRWSDRKLTQFRRRRIGLVFQAFNLVPTLTAEENILLPAYTDGHSELSATLDPLLDRLGISQRRKHRPDALSGGEQQRVALARALITQPALILADEPTGSLDSVTGQSICQLLKDLCEQEKRTIAVVTHEPSVAIWAKRVLVMKDGQLIQDFPTSDFQDTEALASHYQHVVNTTS from the coding sequence ATGGCGGAAGTTGTCTCGACGGAACCGGTACCAGCCGCGTTGAATACTGCGGGAGCCGCACCTCTGCAGCTGTTAAGTGTCACGAAACGTTTTCGTCAAGGCGACTCGGTCGTCGAAGCCGTGCGCGATGTTTCGTTGACAATCGAACAAGGAGAGTTCGTTGCCATCATGGGGGCGAGCGGATCAGGAAAAAGCACGCTACTGCATGTCAGTGCGGGCCTCACCTCCGCGGATGAAGGGAAAGTTCTCGTCGAAGGATACGATCTCTCGCGCTGGAGCGATCGCAAATTGACCCAGTTTCGCCGTCGCCGCATTGGCCTTGTCTTCCAGGCGTTCAATCTGGTGCCGACGTTGACGGCCGAGGAAAACATTCTTCTGCCTGCCTACACCGACGGCCACTCAGAACTTTCGGCAACGTTGGATCCCCTTTTGGATCGTTTAGGTATCAGCCAACGGCGAAAGCATCGCCCCGATGCGTTGAGTGGTGGCGAACAACAGCGTGTGGCCCTTGCTCGGGCATTGATTACCCAACCGGCACTGATCCTGGCGGACGAACCTACCGGAAGTCTCGATTCAGTAACCGGTCAATCGATTTGCCAGCTGCTCAAAGATCTTTGCGAGCAGGAGAAGCGAACCATCGCGGTCGTCACTCACGAACCCTCGGTGGCCATCTGGGCCAAGAGAGTTCTGGTGATGAAAGATGGTCAGTTGATTCAAGACTTTCCCACCTCGGACTTCCAAGATACCGAGGCGCTAGCTTCGCACTATCAGCACGTCGTCAACACCACCTCTTAA
- a CDS encoding PDZ domain-containing protein translates to MDQKYEIYVKREPFSGSHPLIEVENISPTFQKQEIEIMRFALVVAVLMGAMPNLVWADEMLRLKLSMDEFGNCTMSVESTEEPLAEATEFKGDMVKSSRLPKSTIQKDQDGLVRLLHNFAEPDEFDVLFADVLGRSQNVRLDQRFKALTLTSTKGDDAHTTYAYRFKPPFTVAYDRYPLADNTILLSVISLGTPEDALYVNLFSLDRSDDSSAKLGAFWIETKPNGQQNRTQLIDPFEFKLDEGVSKTFRLPLPNAKIETPCFLSFKGKSSQHSVQEISGLLIEGQVMPLFRIGFDERRGVIFAKQIIKGSQAEKVGIQVGDLVLSINGEKPVNVQQAIALLGKTVIGETATFEIERAGKTSTISIKSE, encoded by the coding sequence GTGGACCAGAAATATGAGATTTACGTGAAGCGTGAGCCGTTTAGCGGTTCACACCCGCTCATCGAGGTAGAGAACATTTCCCCGACTTTTCAGAAACAGGAGATCGAAATAATGAGATTTGCATTGGTGGTAGCCGTGTTAATGGGAGCAATGCCAAACCTTGTTTGGGCTGACGAGATGCTCAGACTCAAGCTCTCGATGGACGAGTTCGGAAACTGCACCATGAGCGTGGAGAGCACCGAAGAGCCGTTGGCAGAGGCGACCGAGTTCAAGGGAGACATGGTGAAATCATCACGTCTTCCGAAATCGACGATTCAGAAGGACCAAGACGGTCTGGTCCGTTTGCTTCACAACTTCGCCGAACCAGACGAGTTTGACGTGTTATTCGCCGACGTTCTTGGCAGATCACAAAATGTCCGGCTGGATCAGCGATTCAAGGCGTTGACACTGACTTCGACGAAAGGAGATGACGCACATACCACTTACGCTTATCGATTCAAGCCGCCGTTTACCGTTGCCTACGACCGCTATCCACTGGCCGACAACACCATTCTGCTATCCGTCATCAGTTTGGGCACACCGGAAGACGCATTGTACGTCAACCTGTTCTCCCTTGACCGGAGCGATGATTCCTCGGCCAAGCTGGGTGCATTCTGGATCGAAACGAAACCAAACGGTCAGCAGAACCGCACTCAGTTGATCGATCCCTTCGAGTTCAAGCTCGATGAAGGTGTCAGCAAGACTTTCCGGCTGCCGCTACCGAACGCAAAGATCGAGACCCCATGCTTTCTCTCCTTCAAAGGGAAAAGTTCCCAGCATTCCGTTCAGGAGATTTCTGGCCTGTTGATCGAGGGACAAGTCATGCCGCTCTTCAGAATCGGATTCGATGAACGTCGGGGAGTGATCTTTGCCAAGCAAATCATCAAAGGCAGTCAGGCGGAAAAAGTTGGAATTCAGGTCGGCGACTTGGTCCTCTCGATCAATGGTGAGAAGCCCGTCAACGTGCAACAAGCGATTGCATTACTCGGCAAGACTGTGATCGGCGAAACCGCCACGTTTGAGATCGAGCGGGCGGGAAAGACTTCAACGATCTCGATCAAGAGCGAGTGA
- a CDS encoding helix-turn-helix domain-containing protein gives MKFPLTSIRSNDDLEAAQKVMDRLLTKGDVSSGEELYLDALSDLIAAYEDDHYAIPSASDADMLRHLMEAKGVNQAELHRSTKIPKSTISEILNGKKPFSRQIIVTLASYFGVEKSILAHNL, from the coding sequence ATGAAGTTTCCTCTGACTTCGATCCGCTCCAACGATGACCTCGAAGCGGCTCAGAAGGTGATGGACAGATTGCTCACCAAGGGAGATGTTTCGAGTGGTGAAGAACTGTATCTGGATGCTTTGAGCGACCTAATTGCAGCCTACGAAGATGATCACTACGCCATACCCTCTGCATCAGATGCCGACATGTTGCGGCATCTGATGGAAGCGAAGGGGGTGAATCAGGCGGAATTGCATCGCAGCACAAAGATTCCCAAGTCCACGATTTCGGAGATTCTGAACGGCAAGAAGCCGTTTAGCCGTCAAATTATCGTGACGCTGGCAAGCTACTTTGGTGTGGAAAAGTCGATCCTTGCACACAACCTCTAA
- a CDS encoding sigma-70 family RNA polymerase sigma factor codes for MGAAEIELGHTTDLQNELRRLSEGCPESRRTIVELCCQRLRTMARRMLKSYGHVQRWSDTDDVLQASLLRLHRALASVQPESVRKFYGLAATQIRRELIDLARSHYGPQGIGAKHDSDGGKASERCEDPFEPESLAAWTEFHEAVEALPEAEKEVVSLLWYDGLNQSEAARVLGISLATLKRRWVSARLLLKEQLAGGLDLD; via the coding sequence ATGGGGGCAGCGGAGATCGAATTGGGACATACGACTGATTTACAGAACGAATTGCGGCGGCTCAGCGAAGGTTGTCCCGAATCTCGACGCACCATTGTTGAGCTTTGCTGCCAACGACTTCGGACAATGGCAAGACGAATGCTGAAGAGCTACGGACATGTGCAGCGGTGGTCCGACACGGACGATGTGTTGCAAGCGAGTCTATTGCGACTCCATCGAGCCTTAGCGTCCGTGCAACCGGAATCAGTACGAAAGTTTTACGGATTGGCAGCGACTCAGATCCGCCGTGAACTGATCGACCTCGCTCGAAGTCATTACGGACCTCAAGGGATTGGGGCCAAACACGACAGCGACGGCGGCAAAGCATCAGAACGATGTGAAGACCCGTTCGAGCCGGAATCGCTCGCCGCATGGACGGAGTTCCACGAAGCGGTCGAGGCACTGCCCGAAGCGGAAAAGGAAGTCGTCAGCCTGCTTTGGTATGACGGCCTCAATCAGTCCGAAGCTGCTCGTGTCCTCGGTATCTCCCTCGCCACGCTGAAGCGTCGTTGGGTTTCGGCACGCCTCCTCCTGAAAGAACAACTCGCAGGAGGACTCGATCTTGACTGA
- a CDS encoding DUF1559 domain-containing protein, with product MKKLIVRSTLSRENGGFTLVELLVVIAIIGILVGLLLPAVQMAREAARRMQCTNNLKQVVLAFHNYADSYHGFPNRQSFTTTPNTGHGWGLKLLPYVEQRALYDNFDLSKSFFESENQAITSTPVDTYLCPSSPSGPRTMDIGPAGQSATSTGVAGDYVVFHQIQDTGSGISCSTCNTAAPKIVNTVTKLAEITDGLSNTILVAEEAGRPDFYIGSEKQASNSSMTNPTFWGCWASFQSVTARGSNASVPPGAGGNYTMNRSNTQGVYSFHPGGAMFGLCDGSVRFISETTALSILISLSSRDGGETIAAY from the coding sequence ATGAAGAAACTGATAGTGCGCTCCACTCTCTCGCGGGAGAATGGAGGATTTACGCTTGTCGAATTGCTTGTGGTCATTGCCATCATTGGGATCTTAGTGGGATTGCTTTTGCCGGCGGTGCAAATGGCTCGAGAAGCAGCCCGTCGCATGCAATGCACTAACAATCTGAAACAGGTAGTCCTGGCGTTTCACAACTATGCGGATTCCTACCATGGTTTCCCCAATCGCCAGTCGTTCACGACCACTCCAAACACCGGGCATGGCTGGGGACTTAAGTTACTGCCTTACGTCGAACAACGGGCACTCTACGACAATTTCGATTTAAGCAAGAGCTTTTTTGAGTCAGAGAACCAAGCTATTACGTCGACTCCCGTCGACACATATCTCTGTCCGTCATCTCCTTCCGGGCCGCGTACGATGGATATTGGACCTGCAGGCCAAAGCGCGACTTCGACGGGAGTCGCGGGAGATTATGTTGTGTTTCATCAGATTCAAGATACCGGCTCAGGAATTAGCTGTTCAACGTGTAATACGGCTGCCCCAAAGATCGTGAATACGGTGACTAAGCTTGCAGAAATCACGGATGGGCTGTCAAACACGATTTTGGTTGCGGAAGAAGCTGGGCGTCCTGATTTTTATATCGGCAGCGAGAAACAGGCCAGCAACAGTTCAATGACAAATCCAACCTTTTGGGGCTGCTGGGCTTCTTTTCAGTCGGTGACGGCGAGAGGAAGCAATGCGAGCGTTCCGCCCGGTGCTGGTGGCAACTACACGATGAATCGATCGAACACCCAGGGCGTTTACAGCTTTCATCCCGGTGGAGCGATGTTCGGGCTATGTGATGGAAGCGTGCGGTTCATCAGCGAAACGACCGCGCTTTCGATTCTCATCTCTCTCAGTTCCCGCGACGGTGGCGAAACAATCGCGGCGTATTAA
- a CDS encoding protein kinase, translating into MTDDDKDLIADLLVRWEEAFDQGQDIPAEDLCTDHPHLMQTVRSKIESLKTTAWTKRDPARPLTDEQDKSVKDISGTDLADRYRLDSLLGSGGYGQVYRGHDLKLQRPVAVKIGHHRTSCDLLLDEARRVARLKHSGIVGVHDCGEHDGRMFLVFELVEGQSLSDLARKKKLSTQESVEIVATVAESLQYAHEKGCFHRDIKPENILIDSNGKPLIADFGVACTLDELEKGRALSSGTLAYMSPEQVSNEVQLLDGRCDVHALGVVLFELLAGHSPFPAKDKQELREQILFRQPKRLKDVDPSLPENLDAICAKALAKHPGDRHQSALELANELRAWLEPTKLRRRRWLWVLFGLTAVLALVAGLVLSSMRSNEGLIRDGVLHFDGRTRIVTNVQRKLPVTLEAWIKPDDYRDENCQFIIGSDIPSEYGLGIAICGSMLSVEHVEGMVNSKFAVPPNRWSHAAAVFTESETRVYLNGKLVATAPGSRPGGETRFVIGNVGENNLISFYRGQIRSVRISEGERFRGDFGPVKLEANEDTLLLIDGSTTIRADELLNADGHVFGRVERY; encoded by the coding sequence TTGACTGATGACGACAAAGATCTGATCGCCGATCTTCTCGTGCGTTGGGAGGAAGCCTTTGATCAAGGTCAGGACATTCCCGCCGAAGATCTTTGCACCGACCATCCGCATCTAATGCAGACGGTTCGCTCGAAGATCGAGAGCCTGAAGACGACCGCATGGACAAAGCGTGATCCGGCTCGTCCTCTGACGGACGAACAGGATAAATCCGTCAAGGACATTTCCGGCACCGACTTGGCCGACAGGTATCGGCTCGATTCACTGTTGGGATCAGGCGGATACGGACAAGTGTATCGAGGGCACGATTTGAAGCTTCAACGGCCCGTTGCAGTCAAGATTGGGCATCACCGGACCTCGTGTGACCTGCTCTTGGACGAAGCACGTCGAGTTGCTCGCTTGAAGCATTCAGGAATCGTCGGCGTCCATGACTGTGGTGAGCATGACGGGCGGATGTTTCTCGTGTTTGAACTGGTCGAAGGTCAGAGTCTCTCGGATTTAGCTCGAAAGAAAAAGCTATCGACGCAAGAGTCGGTCGAGATTGTCGCCACGGTCGCTGAATCGCTCCAATACGCACACGAAAAGGGTTGCTTTCACCGAGACATCAAGCCGGAGAATATCCTGATCGACTCCAATGGCAAACCACTCATTGCCGATTTTGGAGTTGCCTGCACTCTCGATGAGTTGGAGAAGGGAAGAGCATTGTCCTCTGGGACATTGGCCTACATGTCACCCGAACAAGTTTCGAATGAAGTTCAATTGCTAGATGGGCGGTGCGATGTTCACGCACTTGGCGTGGTGTTGTTTGAGCTTCTGGCAGGTCATTCTCCCTTTCCCGCAAAAGACAAGCAGGAGTTGCGAGAGCAGATCCTTTTTCGACAACCAAAACGACTCAAGGACGTTGATCCGTCGCTTCCTGAGAACCTTGATGCCATTTGTGCGAAGGCTTTGGCGAAACATCCCGGTGATCGCCATCAATCGGCCTTGGAGCTGGCGAATGAACTGCGAGCGTGGCTTGAACCGACTAAGCTGCGTCGCCGAAGATGGTTGTGGGTGCTCTTCGGACTCACTGCGGTTCTTGCTCTCGTTGCGGGATTGGTCCTTTCGTCGATGCGATCCAACGAAGGATTGATTCGAGATGGTGTTCTCCATTTCGATGGCCGCACGAGAATCGTGACCAATGTGCAGCGGAAACTTCCGGTGACACTCGAAGCGTGGATCAAGCCTGATGACTATCGAGACGAGAATTGCCAGTTCATCATCGGTTCAGACATCCCCAGCGAATACGGCCTTGGTATCGCAATCTGCGGCTCGATGCTTTCGGTCGAACACGTCGAAGGCATGGTGAATTCAAAATTCGCCGTTCCACCAAATCGCTGGTCTCATGCTGCTGCTGTTTTCACTGAGTCGGAGACACGGGTCTACCTAAACGGCAAGCTCGTGGCAACGGCCCCCGGATCGAGGCCGGGAGGCGAAACTCGATTTGTCATAGGGAATGTCGGGGAGAACAACTTGATCAGCTTTTACAGAGGGCAGATCCGATCAGTTCGGATTTCGGAGGGCGAGCGGTTCAGAGGCGATTTTGGGCCGGTCAAACTTGAGGCCAACGAAGACACTCTTTTGCTCATTGACGGTTCAACGACAATTCGAGCCGACGAACTGCTGAACGCTGATGGTCACGTGTTTGGACGTGTCGAGCGTTACTGA
- a CDS encoding HEAT repeat domain-containing protein, with protein sequence MTVEHLPNLLRLLANSTTPHTSLELWERITAFGWDECVSCLMQELETGEPDVKRLVMGVLWEELEHLGSQRVQPFVPLILPLLNDPDRLVRMAAIQAVRDLHLSEAIPQLRRIVCEDERPLAAETLAALMELDDELLDDLIQSVREKLNEQK encoded by the coding sequence ATGACCGTAGAACATCTGCCGAACTTGCTTCGACTGCTCGCCAACTCAACCACGCCGCATACGTCGCTCGAACTATGGGAACGAATCACCGCATTCGGCTGGGACGAGTGCGTATCGTGCCTGATGCAGGAGCTTGAGACAGGCGAACCCGACGTGAAACGCCTCGTGATGGGCGTTCTGTGGGAAGAACTCGAACATCTTGGATCACAACGGGTTCAGCCGTTTGTTCCGCTCATTCTGCCACTGCTCAATGATCCTGACCGCCTTGTTCGTATGGCAGCGATTCAGGCCGTGCGAGACCTGCATCTGAGTGAGGCAATCCCTCAGCTTCGCCGGATCGTTTGCGAGGATGAACGACCTCTGGCCGCTGAAACGTTGGCCGCCCTGATGGAGTTGGACGATGAACTGCTCGACGATCTGATTCAGTCGGTTCGGGAGAAGCTGAACGAGCAGAAATGA
- a CDS encoding PDDEXK nuclease domain-containing protein, whose protein sequence is MVDLLESARRLSARAVNSIMTATYWEVGRRIVELEQGGEKRAEYGELVVKQLAVDLTNRFGRGFSWRNLYQMRSFFEAYPDILQKVSAQSENRILQTPSAKSQDSTTEALTVLPSLSACFPLPWSHYVRLISIDDENARRFYEQEALRGGWSVRQLKRQIDSQFYQRTLLSKNKAAMLRKGEEPLPGDLVTPEEQIKDPFVLEFLDLKDEYSEHDLEEALVHKLEEFLLELGSDFAFIGRQKRLRIGDEWYRIDLLFFHRRLRCLVVIDLKIGKFTHADSGQMHMYLNYAAEHWTHDDENPPVGLILCAEHDEAVARYSLEGLPNKVMAGEYKLALPDEALLVAELERSQRELERQGITLETEAKQATGKKKAKSAKKRKSKKKS, encoded by the coding sequence ATGGTCGATCTCCTCGAATCCGCTCGTCGCCTTTCCGCCCGTGCCGTCAACTCGATCATGACCGCCACGTATTGGGAAGTTGGACGGCGGATCGTCGAGTTGGAGCAAGGCGGCGAAAAGCGTGCAGAGTATGGCGAGCTAGTTGTTAAGCAGCTTGCGGTCGATCTCACGAATCGATTTGGTCGAGGGTTTTCGTGGCGAAACCTGTATCAGATGCGTTCGTTCTTCGAGGCGTACCCGGACATTTTGCAGAAGGTGTCTGCACAATCTGAGAACCGAATTTTGCAGACACCGTCTGCAAAATCACAAGATTCGACAACAGAGGCACTTACGGTGCTTCCGTCGCTCTCTGCCTGCTTCCCCTTGCCTTGGTCGCACTACGTCAGGCTCATATCGATTGACGACGAGAATGCTCGGCGATTCTACGAGCAGGAGGCTCTGCGAGGCGGCTGGTCGGTGCGGCAATTGAAGCGGCAGATCGACAGCCAGTTCTACCAGCGAACCCTGCTGTCCAAGAACAAAGCCGCCATGCTTCGCAAAGGCGAGGAACCGCTGCCCGGCGATCTTGTCACGCCCGAAGAGCAGATCAAAGATCCGTTCGTGCTAGAATTCCTCGACCTCAAGGACGAATACTCCGAACACGATCTCGAAGAGGCCCTCGTTCACAAACTGGAAGAGTTTCTACTGGAACTTGGAAGCGACTTCGCCTTCATCGGTCGGCAGAAGCGGTTGCGAATCGGAGATGAATGGTATCGCATTGACCTGTTGTTCTTTCATCGTAGGCTGAGATGCCTCGTGGTAATCGACCTGAAGATCGGCAAGTTCACCCACGCCGATTCCGGTCAGATGCACATGTACCTGAATTATGCCGCAGAACATTGGACGCACGACGACGAGAATCCACCAGTCGGCTTGATACTGTGTGCAGAGCATGACGAAGCAGTCGCACGCTACTCACTCGAAGGATTGCCGAACAAGGTGATGGCAGGTGAGTACAAGCTGGCACTACCCGATGAGGCCCTACTGGTCGCTGAGCTAGAAAGGTCGCAACGTGAACTGGAACGCCAAGGCATCACCTTGGAAACTGAAGCCAAGCAAGCAACCGGGAAAAAGAAGGCAAAATCCGCTAAAAAGAGAAAATCCAAGAAGAAGTCTTGA
- a CDS encoding type II toxin-antitoxin system HigB family toxin, whose amino-acid sequence MRVISRSRLRQLWESPNCGDSEGPLQVWYTHVSDKSVAWQNWSDVKATFGNADLVGNCVVFNIGGNKYHLITRILYPSQKVFILTVMTHKEYDMGKWKEDCGCFAPPPKKAR is encoded by the coding sequence ATGCGGGTGATTTCGAGATCTCGTCTCAGGCAGTTATGGGAAAGCCCGAACTGTGGAGATTCCGAAGGCCCGTTGCAGGTTTGGTACACCCATGTCAGTGACAAGTCGGTGGCATGGCAAAACTGGTCAGATGTGAAGGCGACCTTTGGAAATGCGGATCTGGTTGGCAACTGCGTTGTCTTCAACATCGGTGGAAACAAATACCATCTGATCACTCGAATCCTGTATCCAAGTCAGAAAGTCTTCATCCTCACGGTGATGACACACAAAGAATACGACATGGGCAAGTGGAAGGAGGATTGCGGCTGCTTCGCTCCTCCTCCCAAGAAAGCCAGATAG